The DNA sequence GCCGTCGCGCTCCATGCGCTTGCGCTCGAGCTTGCGCGCGCGGCGGACCGCGGCGGCGCGCTCGCGGGCGCGCTTCTCGCTCGGCTTCTCGTAGTGACGGCGCAGCTTCATCTCGCGATAGACGCCCTCACGCTGCAGCTTCTTCTTGAGCGCCCGCAGCGCCTGGTCGACGTTATTGTC is a window from the Sphingomonas sp. BT-65 genome containing:
- the rpsU gene encoding 30S ribosomal protein S21, translating into MQIIVRDNNVDQALRALKKKLQREGVYREMKLRRHYEKPSEKRARERAAAVRRARKLERKRMERDGAR